The nucleotide sequence TCGGCGAACTGGGCCAGGTGCCGGGCTGCTTCGTTGCCTTCACACACTCCGGTGCGACGTTGGGGCTCATTGCCGGTGAATTGCTCTCCGGAGAAATCCTGACCGGCGAGAAGCACCCGATGCTCGCGACGTTCCGTCCAGGGCGATTCTCGTAGCACTTCCCTCGAGCTCTGAACAGGCCAACGGCCCCGATACGCCATCTGCATAAGCGTGTCGGGGCCGTTGGAGTTTCAGGGCTCGCCGGGCCTGATCGGGCTGGGGGGAAAGGAAACCGATCAGGCCCGGCGGGGTTTGGGGTGGTCTATTTGGTGGTTTCGGTGCGTTGGGTGCCGGTGAAGGCGAAGGCGATGGTGGAGGTGGCGCCTTGGAAGGTGTTGTCTGCGGTGGTGGGGAACGCGGTGGTGACTTTGAGGTTGTCGGTCTTGGCTGAGGTCAGGGAGGTGAGGTTGTTGAGGACCTTGTTCGCTGCGATGACGGGGCCGTTGGCCAGGGCGGTGGTTTTGGTGCCGGCGCAGGTGTAGGGGGCGGCGGTGCCGGTCCAGGGCACACTGCAGTTTTCGATGGTCAGTTGCAGGCCGTTGGTGGTGTCGGTGGTGAGGAGGGAGGCGGTGGCGCCGGCGGAGGTGGTGAGGGTGACGTTGTTCAGGTCGGAGTTGCCGGTGTTGGCCAGGGTGACGAGTTTTTCGACTTTGTCGCCGGGCAGCAGGCCTGCGATGGGGACGTTGAGGGTGTTGGCTGGTCCGGGGGCGCCCAGGGCGATGGTGACGGTGCCTGCGGTGACGGCTTGGGAGGCGGAGGTGGAGGAGGTGAACGCGCCGTAGGTTCCCATGCCGGCGACGGCGGCTGCGGTGCCGACCAGTGCGACGGAGGCGAGGATTTTGCCGGAGGTGGTTTTGAGGCTGATGGCCATGGGGATCAGTGTCCTTTCGTGTGGCCA is from Paenarthrobacter nicotinovorans and encodes:
- a CDS encoding TasA family protein, whose protein sequence is MAISLKTTSGKILASVALVGTAAAVAGMGTYGAFTSSTSASQAVTAGTVTIALGAPGPANTLNVPIAGLLPGDKVEKLVTLANTGNSDLNNVTLTTSAGATASLLTTDTTNGLQLTIENCSVPWTGTAAPYTCAGTKTTALANGPVIAANKVLNNLTSLTSAKTDNLKVTTAFPTTADNTFQGATSTIAFAFTGTQRTETTK